In a single window of the Salmo trutta chromosome 21, fSalTru1.1, whole genome shotgun sequence genome:
- the LOC115157129 gene encoding insulin-like growth factor-binding protein 1 encodes MLRLYEKLTLLAAMSLSLLTSLAQSSPVVGPEPIRCAPCTQEKLDECPAISPDCKQVLREPGCGCCLACALEKGASCGVYTAHCAQGLKCSPRPGDPRPLHSLTRGQAICTEDQGQEEVEGVPDHSSLTYILGLNTPFDTKNEGAQESIKAKVNTIRKKLVEQGPCHIELHAALDKITSSQQELGEKFTNFYLPNCDKHGFYKAKQCESSLVGPPARCWCVFSWNGKKILGSNYLLGGLECQLELTH; translated from the exons ATGCTCAGATTATATGAGAAGTTGACCCTGCTGGCAGCGATGTCATTGTCCCTCCTGACCTCTCTGGCCCAGTCTTCCCCTGTGGTGGGCCCGGAGCCTATTCGCTGTGCCCCCTGTACCCAGGAGAAACTGGATGAATGCCCGGCCATCTCCCCAGACTGCAAGCAGGTTCTAAGGGAGCCAGGCTGTGGCTGCTGCTTGGCATGTGCCCTGGAGAAGGGGGCCTCCTGTGGGGTATACACAGCCCACTGTGCTCAGGGGTTAAAATGCAGCCCAAGACCTGGGGATCCCAGacccctccactccctcaccaGAGGACAGGCCATCTGCACTGAGGACCAGGGACAAG AGGAAGTAGAGGGGGTGCCAGACCACAGCTCCCTAACCTACATCCTGGGACTCAACACCCCCTTTGACACCAAAAATGAGGGGGCTCAGGAGAGCATCAAGGCCAAGGTCAACACCATCCGCAAGAAACTGGTGGAACAG GGTCCCTGCCACATTGAGCTGCATGCAGCTCTGGACAAGATAACCAGCTCTCAGCAGGAACTAGGAGAGAAGTTCACCAACTTCTACCTACCCAACTGTGACAAACATGGCTTCTACAAGGCCAAGCAG TGTGAGTCGTCTCTGGTGGGACCCCCTgccaggtgttggtgtgtgttctCCTGGAATGGGAAGAAGATTCTGGGGTCCAATTATCTACTAGGAGGCTTAGAGTGCCAGCTGGAGCTCACTCACTAA